The genomic DNA GGTCGCGCTCGCGGGCGGCGGCGCGCTCGGCCCGCTGGCGCGCCACGGACTGCTCCACCTGAAACCGCAGCTCCTCCAGCTCGAACGGCTTCAGCAGCACGGCGTCCACCCCGCGCTCCACCGCGCCGACCAGCGCGGGGACGTCGGCGTCGCCGCTCATCAGCACACTGCGCACCCCGGGCAGGCGCGCGCGCACCTCCTGCAGCAGCTCCAGCCCGCTGGACACGGGAAGGCGCAGGTCGGTCACCACGATGTCGAAGCGCTCGTTCTCCAGCAGCTCCAGCGCCTCGTCCGCGCCGGCGGCGCTGCGCACGTGGTAGCCGCGCTCCTGCAGAAAGACGCGGATCAGCCGGCGCACGGAAAGGTCGTCGTCAACGATCAGGATGCGCGGCGGTTCGGATGCGGGGTCGCTCACGGGAGGGGCGGGAGGGAGGAGGAGGGGCGGGAACCGCGAGGGGGGCCGGGCGGGGATGTCGCTACCGAGGGGACATTCTGCCATCGCGCGGCCTCTTTGTCCAGTCCCCGGGCGGCCTGAGTGGGGATGGGCCAACTTCTTGCCGTTGCCAGGGGTGCCGGATCACACCCCACACTGCCCGTTCGTATTCCATGAGCCAGATGCTCGCAGTCATTCTCGGCGGTGGCGCCGGGACGCGCCTCTTCCCGCTGACCAAGGACCGCGCCAAACCCGCCGTGCCGCTCGCGGGCAAGTACCGCCTCATCGACGTCCCCATCTCCAACTGCATCAGCAGCGGGCTCTACCGCATGTTCGTGCTGACGCAGTACAACTCGGCCAGCCTCAACAGCCACATCACGCACTCCTACGTCTTCGACCGCTTCCACGGCGGCTTCGTCACGATCCTGGCGGCCGAGCAGACCGCCTCGTCGGAGCTGTGGTACCAGGGAACGGCGGACGCGGTGCGCCAGTCGATGCCGCACATCCGCAGCGTGCCGCACGACCGCATCATCATCCTCTCGGGCGACCAGCTCTACGCGATGGACTACCGCAAGATGCTGGCGCACCACGACGCGACGGGCGCCGACATCACGGTGGCCGCCACGCCGGTGACGGCCGAGGACGCGCCGGGCTTCGGCATCATGCACACCGACGAGGCGCACCGCATCACGGCCTTCTACGAGAAGCCGCGGCGCGACGAGCTTGCGGGCAAGGAGAGCCCCGCCACGCCGGAGATGGAGGCCGCGGGGCGGATCTACCTGGCGTCGATGGGCATCTACATCTTCAACGCCGGCACCCTGCGCGACGTGCTGGACCGCAAGCCGGACGACCACGACTTCGGCAAGCAGATCATCCCCAGCGCCATCGACGAGCTCAAGGTGGTGGCGTACCCGTTCTCGGGGTACTGGAACGACATCGGGACGGTGCGGTCGTACTTCGAGACGAGCATCATGCTGGCCCAGCCGCACCCCGCGTTCAACCTGTACGACCCGGCGATGCCGCTGTACACCAACGCCCGCATGCTGCCGCCGGCCAAGATGACGCGCACGCGGCTGGAGCACGCCATCGTGGCCGAGGGGAGCATCATCGAGGACAGCGAGATCACGGACTCGGTGGTGGGGATCCGCTCGTACATCTGCGGCGGCACGCGCATCCACCGCGCGGTGCTCCTGGGCTCGGACTACTACGGGTGGCAGGAAGGGGAGACGCGCAACTACGCCCAGGGCCCCCTGCGCCCCGGCGTCGGCGAGGGCACGCGCATCGAGAACGCCATCGTGGACCGCAACGTGGCCATCGGCAAGCGCTGCATCATCACCAACCGCGAGGGCGTGCGCGAGGGCGAGGGCCCCAACTGGTACATCCGCGACGGGATCGTGGTGATTCCCAAGAACGCGGAGATTCCGGATGGGACCGTCATCTGAAAAGAAGTGCGTGAGTGCGTTAGTGCGTGAGTGCGTTGGATGGCGGAGCGCTCCCCCCCTTTTGTCATCCTGAGGGAGCCCAACCGATCGGCGCCGCGCACCGTACCCTGCGGCGACCGAAGGATCTAGCCGGCGCAACGCGAGGACCGCGATTGA from Longimicrobium sp. includes the following:
- a CDS encoding glucose-1-phosphate adenylyltransferase gives rise to the protein MLAVILGGGAGTRLFPLTKDRAKPAVPLAGKYRLIDVPISNCISSGLYRMFVLTQYNSASLNSHITHSYVFDRFHGGFVTILAAEQTASSELWYQGTADAVRQSMPHIRSVPHDRIIILSGDQLYAMDYRKMLAHHDATGADITVAATPVTAEDAPGFGIMHTDEAHRITAFYEKPRRDELAGKESPATPEMEAAGRIYLASMGIYIFNAGTLRDVLDRKPDDHDFGKQIIPSAIDELKVVAYPFSGYWNDIGTVRSYFETSIMLAQPHPAFNLYDPAMPLYTNARMLPPAKMTRTRLEHAIVAEGSIIEDSEITDSVVGIRSYICGGTRIHRAVLLGSDYYGWQEGETRNYAQGPLRPGVGEGTRIENAIVDRNVAIGKRCIITNREGVREGEGPNWYIRDGIVVIPKNAEIPDGTVI